In one Vicia villosa cultivar HV-30 ecotype Madison, WI unplaced genomic scaffold, Vvil1.0 ctg.000711F_1_1_1, whole genome shotgun sequence genomic region, the following are encoded:
- the LOC131630597 gene encoding uncharacterized protein LOC131630597 has translation MSHRDSDSKRRHSKFDREPSPKRHRRDRERVTSNDGGVDREQRNLPLSNRSSKHETTDGSHKRLDPIDHSEPSKYSSQPSRSRSYYQVGRSAGQREADGKVYAQSKENNQRVETSQSREQRDEKSLAKVDDKFHRRDTYPERKDDPTPSLRKRPAFREKKIPVDSGEVNPAGTVTVKSSHTDHPSERNERKEDRGSNPNHLDRSEKLIVDDRAPYNREVRRDGFSSRGRYGGNGGNSNYRGRDKFNGRQDYHPIKTETEKWKHDLYQEVNKDQIAKNEDDQIAKLEALLAS, from the exons ATGTCTCATCGAGACTCCGATTCGAAGCGTCGCCATTCGAAGTTCGATCGAGAACCAAG TCCCAAGAGACATAGAAGGGATAGGGAAAGAGTAACGTCAAATGACGGAGGAGTGGATCGGGAACAGAGAAACCTACCGCTGTCAAATCGTTCTTCTAAGCATGAAACTACTGATGGTTCTCATAAGAGATTGGATCCAATTGATCACTCTGAGCCGTCTAAATATTCGTCGCAACCGTCGAGATCTCGGTCTTATTATCAG GTTGGTCGAAGCGCTGGTCAAAGGGAAGCAGATG GAAAAGTCTATGCTCAAAGTAAAGAGAATAATCAAAGGGTGGAGACAAGTCAAAGTAGAGAGCAAAGAGATGAGAAATCACTGGCTAAAGTGGATGATAAATTTCATAGAAGAGACACTTATCCAGAAAGAAAAGATGATCCAACACCTTCTTTGAGGAAAAGGCCAGCATTTAGGGAGAAGAAAATTCCAGTGGATTCGGGAGAGGTTAATCCAGCTGGGACAGTGACAGTAAAGTCAAGCCATACCGATCACCCTTCAGAAAGGAATGAAAGGAAGGAGGATAGAGGCAGCAACCCGAACCATTTGGATAGATCTGAGAAGCTAATTGTAGATGACAGAGCACCCTACAACAGAGAAGTTAGGAGGGACGGCTTTTCATCAAGAGGAAGGTATGGTGGAAATGGAGGCAATAGCAATTATAGAGGAAGAGATAAATTTAATGGAAGACAAGATTATCATCCTATCAAGACTGAAACTGAGAAGTGGAAACATGATTTGTATCAAGAGGTTAACAAGGACCAAATTGCTAAGAATGAGGATGATCAGATTGCAAAGCTGGAAGCACTCCTAGCTTCTTAA
- the LOC131630607 gene encoding glyceraldehyde-3-phosphate dehydrogenase, cytosolic-like: MASDKKIRIGINGFGRIGRLVARVALQRNDVELVAINDPFITIDYMTYMFKYDSVHGQWKHFELKVKDSKTLIFGEKEVAIFGTRNPEEIPWGEVGADIVVESTGVFTDKDKAAAHLKGGAKKVVISAPSKDAPMFVVGVNEKEYKSDLNIVSNASCTTNCLAPLAKVINDRFGIVEGLMTNVHSITATQKTVDGPSSKDWRGGRAASFNIIPSSTGAAKAVGKVLPELNGKLTGMSFCVPTVDVSFVDLTVRLAKNATYEQIKAAIKEESEGKLKGILGYTEDDVISTDFVGDSRSSIFDAKAGIALNENFVKLVSWYDNEWGYSTRVIDLIVHIASVA, from the coding sequence ATGGCATCTGACAAGAAGATCAGGATCGGTATCAACGGATTCGGAAGAATCGGTCGTTTGGTTGCAAGAGTTGCTCTTCAAAGAAACGATGTTGAACTCGTTGCCATCAACGATCCTTTCATCACTATTGATTACATGACATATATGTTCAAGTATGACTCAGTTCATGGCCAGTGGAAGCATTTTGAACTTAAGGTCAAGGACTCTAAAACCCTTATTTTCGGTGAGAAAGAAGTTGCTATTTTCGGAACTAGGAACCCTGAGGAGATCCCATGGGGTGAAGTTGGAGCTGACATTGTTGTTGAGTCTACTGGTGTTTTCACCGACAAGGATAAAGCTGCTGCTCATTTGAAGGGTGGTGCTAAGAAGGTTGTCATTTCTGCCCCAAGTAAAGATGCACCTATGTTTGTTGTTGGTGTTAACGAGAAGGAATACAAATCAGACCTTAACATTGTTTCCAATGCTAGCTGCACTACCAATTGCCTCGCTCCCCTCGCTAAGGTTATCAATGACCGATTTGGAATCGTTGagggtcttatgaccaatgtccATTCCATCACAGCTACTCAGAAGACTGTTGATGGTCCATCAAGCAAGGACTGGAGAGGTGGAAGGGCTGCTTCCTTCAACATCATTCCTAGCAGCACTGGAGCTGCCAAGGCTGTAGGAAAGGTTCTTCCAGAACTTAACGGTAAATTGACCGGAATGTCATTCTGTGTCCCTACTGTTGATGTTTCATTTGTTGACCTTACTGTAAGGCTTGCAAAGAACGCAACCTATGAGCAGATCAAAGCTGCAATCAAGGAGGAGTCAGAGGGCAAACTCAAGGGTATTTTGGGTTACACTGAAGATGATGTTATATCTACTGACTTTGTTGGTGATAGTAGGTCTAGCATATTTGATGCCAAGGCAGGAATTGCTTTGAATGAAAACTTTGTGAAACTTGTTTCTTGGTATGACAACGAATGGGGATACAGTACCCGTGTTATTGATCTCATTGTCCACATTGCTTCTGTGGCTTGA